From one Nothobranchius furzeri strain GRZ-AD chromosome 2, NfurGRZ-RIMD1, whole genome shotgun sequence genomic stretch:
- the LOC107377198 gene encoding tropomyosin alpha-1 chain: MSEEKCKTLRCSQAWNYIPPGRQLPRTPPMADVKRNLSFLDPDANHSHPDQNNKVESRDRVELQKTPLCWDPEPDVPESMLKGMRGYQLTEADLEFIKKTKEQQVFKKLQGDLQEVQKRLKKEMFALDLAYASRKKGQDELDKFPSCEDLTTWSKLVIRKTTPSVELDHLGVKSLVAMVTMENIQSFMDEKKRGMDEMKRTAAEKKERDNLERDRLEKQVVTDEMKIQKLMRELADLKSGLPEQKVEKSAEPRAAKSKAKQQERQGKAAEGPQKLITGKSTRRGNVDETNALRTIPEENRHQKPGAVLESKPLKASTKKPRRVEKEEVPERAAGGRQKPADSRRKATLENNPKESHQESHCGQEAEEQPHCLGLRRSKRIANRK, from the exons ATGTCAGAAGAAAAATGCAAAACACTGAGATGCAGTCAAGCCTGGAACTACATCCCGCCGGGTCGGCAGCTTCCTCGCACTCCTCCAATGGCCGATGTGAAGAGGAATTTGAGTTTTTTGGATCCAGATGCGAACCATTCACATCCAGATCAGAACAACAAG GTGGAGAGCAGAGATCGAGTTGAGCTGCAGAAAACTCCTCTCTGCTGGGATCCGGAGCCAG ATGTCCCTGAATCCATGCTGAAGGGGATGAGGGGCTACCAGCTGACAGAAGCGGACCTGGAATTCATCAAAAAGACTAAAGAACAACAAGTTTTCAAAAAGCTTCag GGAGATCTGCAGGAGGTGCAGAAACGGCTGAAGAAGGAAATGTTTGCCTTGGACCTTGCATATGCCTCTAGGAAGAAGGGGCAGGATGAGCTTGATAAG TTCCCATCCTGTGAAGACCTCACTACCTGGTCCAAACTGGTGATCAGAAAGACCACCCCTTCAGTGGAGTTGGACCATTTGGGTGTGAAGTCTCTTGTAGCCATGGTGACAATGGAAAACATTCAGAGCTTCATGGATGAGAAGAAGAGAGGGATGGATGAGATGAAGAGGACAGCAGCTGAAAA GAAGGAGAGGGACAACCTGGAAAGGGATCGACTTGAGAAACAAGTTGTGACTGATGAG ATGAAGATCCAGAAGCTGATGAGGGAGTTGGCTGACCTGAAGTCTGGACTCCCAGAACAG AAGGTGGAGAAGTCTGCAGAACCACGAGCTGCTAAAAGCAAAGCGAAGCAACAAGAAAGGCAAGGAAAGGCGGCTGAAGGTCCTCAAAAGCTCATTACTGGTAAATCAACTCGACGTGGGAATGTAGATGAGACAAATGCTTTGAGGACGATTCCTGAGGAAAATCGGCACCAGAAACCCGGAGCAGTGTTGGAATCAAAGCCATTAAAAGCCTCAACAAAAAAACCTCGGAGGGTGGAGAAGGAAGAGGTGCCTGAACGGGCCGCGGGAGGGCGGCAAAAACCTGCAGACAGTCGGAGGAAGGCGACCTTGGAGAATAACCCAAAAGAATCACATCAAGAGTCTCACTGTGGACAGGAGGCAGAGGAACAACCTCACTGTCTTGGTCTGAGACGTTCCAAGAGGATCGCCAACAGGAAGTAG